The sequence ATCGATGAGTCTACGCTCTTTGAACTTGCCATCGAGGCTGGCGCCCAGGATGTAGGCGCCGAAGAAGAGTACTACGTCGTACTTGGCGCTCCAGAAGACTATGCGCAACTCCAGGAAAGCCTGGCCGCCAGGGATGTGCCCAGCGCCGAAAGCTCCATCCGCATGAGCGCCATGGAAGGCGCCGAAAAGCTGATCGATGACGCCGACGCGGCGCGCAAGATTCTGACCCTGGTCGAGAAGCTGGAGGACCATGACGACGTCCAGGCGGTCTACCACAACATGGATGTCAGCGATTCCTTGTTGAGCGACTTGCAGCAGGACTGAGCGGCGAGGAACCCGAGGACGCTGCAAAAGTCGTCGACGCCCGGCTGGTGCGCGCCGGCAATGCGACATAATGAAGGTGCTGGCCTTTGACCCTGGGTACGGCCGGACTGGCTGGGCCGTCATTGAGAGCTGCCGGATGCAGCCGGGCTTTCGCCATTGTGCCTACGGCGTCATTGAGACCAGCAGCGCACTGACGATAGGCGCACGATTGGCGGAGCTGCACGAAGCGGCGTACGCATTGTTGAGCGAATATCTCCCGGATCACCTGGTGATGGAAAAGCTGTTCTTCGGCCGCAATTTGACCACCGCCGCTGGCGTCTATCAGGCGCAAGGCGTACTGCTGGCTCTGGCCGGCTCGCGCCAGCTTGGCGTTCTGGAGCTCTCTCCAAGTTCGATCAAGAGCGCCATCGCTGGCGGCGGCCGAGCGGACAAGGCGCAAATCCAGTTGATGGTGCGACGACTGCTGGGAATTGATGAGGCGATTCGTCCGGACGATGCGGCCGACGCCCTGGCCGGCGCCATTGCCGGCTTCTTGCAGCTGCGAGGCGCAAAGGCCCTGACTCGGGTCGTCGGCGGTTGGCAATGATTGCGGGCCTGCGCGGCGAGGTCCTTGGCTTTGGCCCGGCGCGCGTATTCGTCCTCGCCGGCGGAGTCGTCTATGAAGTCCACACTCCGTTGCCGGCGCTTTCCACGCTGCAATCCGCTGGCATCGGCTCTGCCGCCGAGCTAGAAGTCTACCATCACTTTGCAGAGTACGAACAACGATTGTTTGGATTCCTCAATCGATCCGATCGCGAGCTCTTTATCCAGCTGCAAAATTTGAAGGGCGTAGGCGTTTCGCTGGCGTTGTCGCTGCTCAGCCACCTGGATGGCGCCAGCCTGTTGCGGCTCTGCGGCGCTGGCGATTTGAAGGCGCTGCAGCGAATCCCGCGAGTGGGTAAGGCGACCGCCGAGACGCTGGTCTTCGAGGTCAATCGCCGCGCCGATCGCTGGCGGAAGTTGATCAGCGAGCCGACGGCGCCGGCCAGCGCACTCAGCGGGGAGCAGGACCTTGCCTTTCAAGCCTTGCTGCAGCTTGGCTACAAGGATAAGGAAGCTCTGCGTGCACTGCAGGCCGCCGCCGATTCAATTGGCAGCGAAGCGGCTCAGAGGCTTGCCGCCGCTGATTGGATTGGCGAGGCCTTGCGTCGTATCTGAGACAGCATTGACTTCGAAACTTAACAAAGCAGGAAAATAGATGTCAGCAGACCAATCGAGTCAGCCAGAGCTGGAAAGACGCATCGGATTGCGCGACGCCATTGTTGTTATTGCCGGCAATATGATTGGCGTCGGCATTTTTATCATGCCGCCCCTGGTGGCCGGCGCCGCGGGCAATCCATGGGCATTTCTCTTCTTATGGCTGGCCGGCGGGCTGATTGCCTTTGCCGGCGCCATGAGTTCCGCCGAACTTGGCATTCTGATGCCGCAGGCGGGCGGCGATTACATTTT comes from Leptospirales bacterium and encodes:
- a CDS encoding crossover junction endodeoxyribonuclease RuvC — protein: MKVLAFDPGYGRTGWAVIESCRMQPGFRHCAYGVIETSSALTIGARLAELHEAAYALLSEYLPDHLVMEKLFFGRNLTTAAGVYQAQGVLLALAGSRQLGVLELSPSSIKSAIAGGGRADKAQIQLMVRRLLGIDEAIRPDDAADALAGAIAGFLQLRGAKALTRVVGGWQ